From the Clostridia bacterium genome, one window contains:
- a CDS encoding division/cell wall cluster transcriptional repressor MraZ, which produces MFKGIYYHQIDEKGRMRIPAKLKAQLGEKYFITRGGLGSLVIASEEYFEQNIFSKIQDIEYTDVDAMKSIRAITSFMFDIEEDNQGRFVIPPVLRDYAGIDKNIVTIGAGNVIEVWDEERFNKNLNGNTDYINELPEGSRDFNEVLKEFNKLLKRNSGTNGQ; this is translated from the coding sequence ATGTTCAAAGGTATTTATTATCACCAAATAGATGAAAAGGGCAGAATGAGAATTCCTGCCAAACTCAAAGCGCAATTGGGAGAAAAGTATTTTATAACAAGAGGCGGTTTGGGCAGTTTGGTTATTGCATCTGAAGAATACTTCGAACAGAACATCTTTTCTAAGATACAAGACATTGAATATACAGATGTCGATGCGATGAAATCAATAAGAGCGATTACTTCTTTTATGTTTGATATAGAAGAAGATAATCAAGGCAGATTTGTAATTCCTCCTGTACTTCGAGATTATGCTGGGATAGATAAGAATATTGTGACAATAGGCGCAGGAAATGTAATCGAAGTTTGGGATGAAGAAAGATTTAATAAAAACCTTAACGGTAATACAGATTATATCAACGAACTTCCTGAAGGAAGCCGAGACTTTAATGAAGTGCTGAAAGAATTTAACAAGCTGTTGAAAAGAAATTCTGGCACAAATGGACAGTAA
- the rsmH gene encoding 16S rRNA (cytosine(1402)-N(4))-methyltransferase RsmH — protein MEYHIPIMLKQTMDVLSPKSGGVYLDATLGGGGHSLEILKRSSPDGKLIGLDLDYDALKAAGERLSHFGNRVVTVHSNYKDACKVLDSLGIQYLDGAIMDFGISSHQIDEAERGFSYTKDAKLDMRMDQSQSLTAYEVVNKYPPKKLIEILYNYGEENFAKRIVANIEKARAVSPITTTLELADIVMQSVPKSQLKHGHPAKKTFQAIRIEVNQELEGLGQAVQSIIGRLKKGGRIAIITFHSLEDRIVKQLFKTESTDCICDKSLPVCSCGHKASIKLINTKPIVPDEEEIKNNSRAASAKLRTAEKL, from the coding sequence ATGGAATATCATATACCCATTATGCTAAAGCAGACAATGGATGTTTTGTCGCCAAAAAGTGGCGGTGTGTATTTAGACGCGACACTAGGAGGCGGGGGACATTCATTAGAAATACTGAAGAGATCCTCACCTGATGGTAAGTTGATTGGGCTTGATTTGGATTATGACGCATTAAAAGCCGCTGGTGAGAGGTTAAGTCATTTTGGCAATAGGGTAGTGACTGTGCACAGTAACTATAAAGATGCGTGCAAGGTATTGGATTCGCTTGGTATACAATATCTCGACGGTGCCATTATGGATTTTGGCATATCGTCGCATCAGATTGATGAGGCTGAAAGGGGTTTTAGTTATACAAAAGATGCCAAACTTGACATGAGAATGGATCAATCCCAAAGCCTGACTGCTTATGAAGTAGTCAATAAATATCCACCAAAGAAGTTGATTGAGATACTGTATAATTACGGTGAAGAAAATTTTGCAAAACGAATAGTTGCTAATATTGAGAAAGCAAGAGCAGTTTCCCCTATCACCACTACTCTTGAACTAGCTGATATTGTAATGCAAAGTGTACCAAAATCTCAGCTTAAGCATGGTCACCCTGCCAAAAAGACGTTTCAGGCAATAAGAATTGAAGTAAATCAAGAACTTGAAGGACTTGGACAAGCTGTTCAAAGTATCATAGGAAGGCTAAAAAAAGGCGGCAGAATTGCTATAATAACCTTCCATTCACTGGAAGACAGAATAGTAAAACAGCTTTTCAAAACTGAATCGACTGATTGTATATGTGATAAAAGCTTGCCGGTATGTTCTTGCGGACATAAAGCAAGTATAAAATTAATTAACACCAAACCTATAGTACCTGATGAAGAAGAAATAAAAAACAACTCAAGGGCTGCATCTGCAAAACTAAGAACAGCAGAAAAACTTTAA